The nucleotide sequence gaaatttttttggaaCTAGATCCAATGGTGAGTAATATTCAATAGCATTACTCAGGGCAAATGATGAGATTTTGAACCATGTACAGTCCAAAAATCAATGTAAATATGAACTGAGAGACTCTGGAAGTTTGACTGTCTGAGAATCAATGTGAAATGCGGATTGAGTACAATGCAGATTTAATCTATGCCATCTGTTTAATCTTAAGGAAATGTGGAACACTTGACTATCGTGTATGAGGCAAATACATGCAATGTGGTGTGATACTGTAGACATCCTAATATTAGCACATCAAGAGAGAtgccaaaaataataataaagggtGTCACTACAGCATGAGGCGCATCCTTACCATTGTTACAGAGGATCACCCTAGCCAAAAATACtaacaataattacaagataaaGTAAGCATTGCATTTCCAAGTGAAGAGAATTTCATAAATGGCTCCTACTAGTTAAAACATGTCATATGAGATCCATGATTAGAGTAAAAAATCAGGAATAAATGCCTACCAAGATGTATTTCAGGTGTGGCAGAAGCTGTGGCATCAACAATAACTGTAACATATTTGTAATCCAATGCTACAGCATCAAAGACGGTCTGTCTTATACAGTTTGGAGTTTGAACACCTAGAAACAGagatttgaagaattaaaaGCTGAATATATAGAAGAACACTCAGGAGTAAATATGAGAATACGACAAAAGGTGCATTTACCAACAACCACCAAACTATCAATCCCAGCAGTCTTCAGAAATGAATTAAGATGTGTAGCAAAGAATGCACTAAACCGCATCTTTACGACCTTATAATCCTCTTCCTTAATCACTAGGCCATCAACCAATTCCGCACCAACACTACCCCTAGAGGTTGGCCCTGCTTTCCCGACCGAGTACAAGTGCTGGCGGAAGAGCTCAACATCTCTTCCAAGTGGATCATGCTCGCGGACAACCTATAGCCAAATTTCTCAACCAATCATTTAAGTGCAAAGAAAAACACTACTTAAACATCACCACAACATAGCAAGCCTTACTATGTAGCTTGCCAATGATTTCTACTCACGactttatcttttgtaaggtcTTTTATATCATTGTTATCATCAGCTGCATCTTATTTTAACTAAGTTAAATTTGAACAATGTGATAGAATTTTACACTAAATGCCTTTCTTGATAAAACCCCTAGCACGGAATTATaagataaagttccaacaccatCTTAGTACGgaacaataaataattacatcatATGGTAACGAAAGAAGAAAATTGACATGgttgatattttgaaacaaacttGCATAACATGGAAACATGACTCGTTAAGGCCTTTCATATCATAATGATGTTTATTTTTTGCCCGCAGTACAAGTAAAATACTTGTAATTTTAGTGGAAGAAGGTAGAAAATATCAAAGTAACATGTATTAGATTCGAATACATTTGGGAGAAACAAGGAATGAACATGGTGATCGGAAGCAAGAATCAGGGAACAGAGAGCATCATattgaagaagcaaagaaagtgTGAAACGAAGATTGATGAGGAGGAAGGTACCCAAATGACGAGGATGCCGCGCCGCCGAGCAACTTCTACGGCCTTGATGACGTTGGGGACAATTGCTTGGCCGCCATCGACGCGCATCAAACCATCTGGAAGAATGAAATCTTTCTGCGGATAGCTTGAAAGGACAATAGAATAAGCATCCAGAACGCTGAGATAATTGAGAAGTAAGAAAAAGGTTTGGATTGTTGTTGGAGAAGAAACATCAGAAACGTGAAGAAGGCAAAGAAAAAGCGGAATTGAattggaggggggggggggggggggggaggagagaCCTCAGACCTGCATGTCTATGACGAGAAGCGCAGTGTTCTTCCACTTAGAAGCAGCCGCCATCTTTGGACGGAAAACGCAGCTCTTTCCGAGATTCCGATGGAGAGAGATTTCCGGAGGCTTTGTTTGGATAGAGGTTTGCGGAGGATTAAAATACGAGCGTGTTTTGTTTACCGTTTGATTACTTATAAGTTATAGAATTAGTTtataagttatataatttatttttttttacatgtttaataatatttaagaatttaaacGCTACCaatcttataaattattttaaccgCATTTAAGAAAAGCTACCCCACCTTTTTCAAATAAACTCCTATGAGCTTTTTACATTGACCAAGTAAATAAAAGATTTGCCATAACGAaacttcttaattttcaatctacCCATCTCTTTCATCTCATTGTTTCTCTATTGTTGCCTCTCTCTAGCTTCGGCCATCATCGTTGCTTTCGCCGCCTCTCGATCCTTCGTCATTATCGGTCGTCGCCTCTAAACTCATCCCCATCACTGCCTCCTCTAGTCTTTATCACTGCCTTTTCCATGTTCATCGTCGTCATTCGCTACCCACGCCTCTTCCGTCGTTCGCTGCTTTCTCTTTCATCAATCGCCTATCTCCATCTTTCTCtgtatatgtaatatatattatactaatatattttttaatacttatgtataatttatcaacgtgaaattgtaataattttatcaattagatatcaatttataatttatttttattaaaaattagtatttttataaattttatttgtattattcagcAACATGTTTATTTTCGTTCTTTTGATAAGTTTTGATagattatcaatttttttaaacaaaatataactaTTTAACTGATGACTTAAGACACATctattcaaatatattattaagttaaatattacttaatttttaaattttacacaaCTTAAAAGTAAAAAGACTTGTACACCCATAAAAGAAATATTGCGCCAAACCCTTTATGTCATCTCCATCGCACCAAGCATGACGCTACCCcaggaggaggggggggggttGTCCATTTTGCCCATGCATGTAAAATACAGTACAAAGAGAAATAGTTTCtaataagaaaaatacaaaacaaaatatatctgaacttgtattttttattaattaatttattatgagctcttttaaataaaataaatttcgatCTCTTTTAAACTCAtgtcttaaaataattttgttaacagAATTATTAATATCTCCGCTAGTTAACTTTATGATGTGAAAATTGAAACTATCCAAAGCTTAAAGATTAAATtcacaattttaaatttataaaataatatttttggacCCTCTAGAGGTGTTAATATGGTTCATACTAAATTGGATTGTCTCTAGattgaattgaaattcttaaaaattccATATAGAAGATCGGACCggttcaatatatatatatatatatatattttgtttttaatataaaatttaaatatatatatatttatatatattatccaAGTAAAAGATATTGAATCAGTTGCATGATTCTCAGAGGTTTTGATACTTAACAAAACAAACTATAAGTTAATCTTATAGGTTGTGAAATGAACTATCAAGATTTAACGGTTATAACATTTTCGATTCTCATAACCTAGTAGAAAATTGAGTAATATTAAAGGTGTTAAAAACAATAGATCAAATATTAAAGgctaaacaaaagaaataatcaaatatcaaGATTCTAAGAAGTCATTACTCAAGTATTGGCCCAAGTCAACAAATGGTATTCGACTAACTTATGCAAATACTAAGATCAGTGTTATATAGATGAGATATTGCTCGAGTATTGGGTATTTTACTAAGaaatcaatttaatcaaatatcaGAATGTATTACTTGAATATTAACTAAAAGAATTGAATGTACTTCTCCTAAAATCAATCTTACTCAAATACTATAAttattactcgactaatttCTTAAGaaacaatctctaaatcttaCTTTAAGTAATATTctatattactcgagtaataaacaaaaaaacaaagaggaGTCATATATTATACCTTCTCCTACAGTTTTTCTTCAGTAACTCGACAAGTCCTAATATCATGATATTTCCTATGACACACACACCACAAGTCCGTCTCCTTTTTTGAGTTTTAGCTTGCAAAATTGTTTTTCCTAATGAAATTCTTATAGATTTTTATAGTTATCCTTTGGTTTTAACATTTGTTGGATCCCAAATAGTTATATTAGTTGAAAGTGCACATTGCAAGATAGATTGAGTGTTGTTAAAGCTCGAGGTTTAGAGGTTtagtataaatgattttgataataacaaaaatattttttatatctccTATACTTTcgatatgttttatttttcatatttaagtaattttggtCGACCAACATTTAGCCTCAGTCAACCGAAGTAGGCTAGAAAGATTGGTCTCGCATTTCAGTTGACCGAACCTTTGCCTAATGTTACTGGATAACTTAGGTCGACCGAAATTTTATCTTCAGTCAACCAAAGTCAATCAGTGTGTTGGCTTATGAAGTTCAGTCAACCTTTATCTCAACCGAAGTGAGGCTTTCCACCCACTTGGCAACTTAGGTCAACCAAAGATGTAATTTCAGTCGACCAAAGTTTTGCGATAGCTTCTGATTCTTAATTCTCTAAATCTCTCTTTCAGTATATGCCCAAGGGTTATTCTCCATGCTTTATCTTTACCCTTATACTGCATTATTTTGTTTAGATCTTCTCATGTGTTAAAGGCAAAATGCTTTTTGATAAAGTTATCTTTTTGAATGACTTTTGAATGATTCTGATTTGTTCTAACTTCCATAACACTTTTTGTCTCCATAAAACTCATGTTTAATTATGTCTCAGATTGTCCCCTCAgttcttatcttttatctttctATGCAAATCACTCTTGTGTTGATGTTGATCCCAACAATTGCTGAAAAAGTTAGAATATTTTCTAGAAAAG is from Diospyros lotus cultivar Yz01 chromosome 2, ASM1463336v1, whole genome shotgun sequence and encodes:
- the LOC127794981 gene encoding probable inactive nicotinamidase At3g16190 isoform X2 codes for the protein MRVDGGQAIVPNVIKAVEVARRRGILVIWVVREHDPLGRDVELFRQHLYSVGKAGPTSRGSVGAELVDGLVIKEEDYKVVKMRFSAFFATHLNSFLKTAGIDSLVVVGVQTPNCIRQTVFDAVALDYKYVTVIVDATASATPEIHLANIFDMKNVGVATPTLEEWCESDD
- the LOC127794981 gene encoding probable inactive nicotinamidase At3g16190 isoform X1, translated to MAAASKWKNTALLVIDMQKDFILPDGLMRVDGGQAIVPNVIKAVEVARRRGILVIWVVREHDPLGRDVELFRQHLYSVGKAGPTSRGSVGAELVDGLVIKEEDYKVVKMRFSAFFATHLNSFLKTAGIDSLVVVGVQTPNCIRQTVFDAVALDYKYVTVIVDATASATPEIHLANIFDMKNVGVATPTLEEWCESDD